AATTTGTAGAGTATTTTTAAAACCACACAAAACTTGTTTACCAGAATCAATAAATTGAACACTAATGGAAGCTTTTACTTCATCGACGctatagaataaataatttattaatttattcgctttaatttaataattaaaagtacaaaaattaatactaaCTCATTATAAGCTCTGTAAGTAGCTCGCAATTCTCCTGTAAATGCATCCCATAAATGTATTGGACTTTCTTTACTGGTACTAAGAAAACAACATGTTGCAGGATCCCATGAATTCATGAAAGGATACCAACAGGTATCATATATAAGTCCTCCTTCCTTAACAACTAAAGCAGCTTTAAGATCAAATGTTGTAAAATTTGATGGTATTTTATCAGAATATAATGTTGTAGGAAGCTCATATAAGCGTATTCTAAAATCTTCTGATGGCACTAATAAACATGTACCATCTGGAGACCATTGGCAACCTTTTGTAAAATTCTCGCAGAATACAGTTGGTTGATATTCTTTAGTAGCAGCACATATCAACTTTGGTGAAACAGTCCAATTGTAACTACAAAAAGAATCATTTGTTGTATTCTTAGAAGTTGAATCTAGATTGTATACTTCAGTTTTCTCACATGAATTTGCTTCtgtcttttctatatttaattcaGAAGATACGCCTAATTCCTATAAcattgaatatatgtatatattaaataaaataatgtaaatatcattttatattataatttattatgcatatattaattaaaaatattgaaagaacaCTAAcatctatatttaatatatgatcAATAGGCATTTCATTTGTATCGTTTGTAATATTAGGCCTTTGGATTGTATCTacatttgtttcattattaGAACTTTGTGCTTGTttattttctgtctcttttataaaaataggatttatagaaatattttcaattgcaGGATTGATAAGTTCAATGTCCATATGTAATTTGTCTTTATCATCAACTAAAGATGTTAGACTAGTTTTACTAATACTTTCACTCtccataataaatatctttttacaaatgtttagaaaaaatacaacATTATAAACTAACTCTAGATATATGAAAACATGTGTACTTGTATACAATGTTACAGACTGTACATACAAAAGTTCCAGTGGCCACTGTAGCAGTGATACCAACAGATTTTTTATCTTGTGTGatgaatgtaaatatttttttcatttttggacaatatatgtatttatctaaatattttttatataatgataactaTGATACTCTTCATTTACtttaaaaatcgtatataactTGATCTTTgccaatgtaatatttattcaaaacatttgattcttcatttaaaattagCGCCATTCTGTTATCACTATTTAATCGAACGCGCAATCTCAACTTTCGTCGaataaagacgaagaaaatcgaGCAAGCGCTGACTATGTAGAAGTATGGTTTCATGAATTACTATTCTGTGCCAGAATAGTGGACGAGCTGTGGTAATTCCAAGTTTATGTAATTCGGTTAATTGTTTTATCTGGTGagttttttgcttttaaataaattcttcttcacttaaaaatattcaaaaaaaattgaagctCGCTTAGAAACAAAGTATTTCCAAAACTTcgaaaacgaaattaatattgccatatttgatttttgataGTTACATAAATGCCCAATTTACCATCCAAAAATTTTGtagaaattaaaatctattattgCTAATCATTATGTAATGTACATTCTGTTATGATGTCAGTTTTTAAACAATCAATTTATTTGGTCATATGTTACATCCAAAATGACTGATAGTCAATTcagaaatatctttatatataattcaataaatgtatgaatgtataatatgtaatgtGAATAAAACTGATCTcctgtttatttcttttataaaattgcaGGGCTAACAATTAAAACAAACATGTTTTGCAATCGTATATCTTCATTAGTTCGTCTTGCTGCAAAACAGCAGCAAGAGCAACAACAACGAGGTATGGCAACACTTCAAGCCATCTCTATACGTCTTAaatctgtaaaaaatattcaaaaaatcaCACAATCCATGAAGATGGTTTCTGCTGCCAAATATAGTAGGGCAGAACGTGATTTAAAACAGGCTCGTCCACTTGGTATTGGCaccaaaatattttatgatcaaGCTGAGATTTCTGCACCACCTGAAGAACCAAAGAAGCTAGTTATAGCAATAACTAGTGATCGTGGTTTATGTGGTGCAGTTCATACTGGTGTTTCACGTAATATCAGAGATGCTTTATTAGCAGATTCTGCAGAACGAGAAAATACAAAGATTATTTGTGTTGGAGAAAAATCACGTGCAATTTTATCACGTTTATTTgctaagaatatattatttgttgcATCTGAAGTAGGCCGTAAGCCACCTACTTTTAATGATGCATCAAAAATTGCTGTAGAAATCATGAACAGTGGGTATGTAgtaattgtttaatatatgtatatatttatatatattactcaaatttgttatttacttatataatatttacagttATACTTTTGGTTCTGGCCGCATTGTATACAACCAATTCAAATCTGTGGTATCCTATAATGTTGAACAACTGcctttatttgataaaaatgcaGTATTAAATGCTCCCAAGTTAAGTGTTTATGATTCACTTGATGATGATGTTATACAAAGTTATTTAGAATTCTCATTAGCATCCTTATTATTCTATTCAATGAAAGAAGGAGCTTGCAGCGAACAATCCAGTCGTATGACTGCCATGGACAATGCCAGTAAAAATGCAGGAGAAATGATTGATAAGCTTACTCTCACATTTAATCGTACACGACAAGCTGTAATTACTAGAGAActgattgaaattatttctggTGCTGCTGCATTGGATTAAATATTCCATCACGATACCATAATGTGTTTTAATATTAGCAATCAATAatagaagatagaaaacaGACAGAAGGGATATCTGAATAAGTCTAAAATATTGTACACAAAAAACTCATTAAAAATGTGCTACAATTTGGACTGATCATGAATACATACAGTTTTCaacaaataattgaaatttctgaattattaaaactgcacttctattattaaatttatatgaataaatttattaaattatattatattatataaaaatagttattttattagttttcATGCAGAGAAGTTTATACATGTCCTAATCTTATGTCATTGTCattaattgtttttacttGAAAGAAAAGTCAATATTATATCACGTTTAAACAGTTTATAAcatgttttttatataatttaaagggTCATGTAAAAACTGCTAatgatcttattttttttcacttatgtatatatttatatatatatattcatccaaaaaattacaatataacCTTAATTATGATACGttaaacatattataattatattaaatatttaataaaaacaaaaagtatattatttaatgtaattacaTTAACTTGTCATCTTCTATGCATtgttatatattcaaaaaatacGAACTAATTGCGCAGTCGTCTGACATACATGGAAACAAAGGCATTAATCTGCGTTTTCATGAAAGCCAATGAAAGCTATACTAAACGTTTATTGGtcgttatataaatacaaatccAATTTGTAGCATCAGACCAATAATCACCCCTGAAAAAATTAACTCTAACAGCTATTACTACAATGATGAAAGTACTCATTGATAAATAAGATTGTTTTGTAACTTGATGTATTAGACTCATGTTAGTTTGGAAACAGACACAAACATTTATTTCGACGATCCAAAAAGGCTTATGTTAGGAAAACCATAGCttgttgaagaaaataaataatggtaGGAAAAAGAGGTATTCTTGGCTTACGATTTAATCAAGATCAAGGTACGTACTGTtttgaattaatgaaattaattctttatttctgacatcaaaataaattttctgaaTTGCATTATACGatactttttaaaaacaaaatatttctattttactgTCTATTTAGGATGTTTTACATGTTGTATGGAATCTggtttaagaatatataatgtagAACCTTTAGTCGAAAAAGCTCACTTTGAACAGGATCTTATGGGTAGCATTGCAATTGGAGAAATGCTTTGGAGAACAAATGTTATTGCTATAGTGGGTGGAGGTACACGTCCAAGATATGCAGAAAATACTGTTCTTATTTATGATGACCTTTCTAAAAAGTTTGTAATGGAAATTACTTTTACTAGTCCAATTAAAGCTGTTAGATTACGTAGAGACAAGTAAGTTACAAAagctttttttactttacatatatttataatgattaaaaactatataatagaaattataagaacatttttatgatttagaATGATAGTGGCTCTTCAAAAAGAGATACATGTCTTTTCATTTCCTACTCCCACAAGAAGATTATTAACATTGGAAACAAGAGATAATCCTAAAGGATTAGTAGAAGTAGCTACTCTAGCAACAGCACAAAAGCAATTATTGGCTTTTCCTGGTCACAAACTTGGTAGTGTACAGTTGATAGATTTAGGTGCTACAGAAGCAGGAAGTTCTAGTGCTCCTGCCACACTTGCAGCACATCaggtattaatttaatattctattgtaaatataataaagaaatataaaaaagaaattttaagtttaaattttgatattaggGTGCATTGGCTTGTATCGCTGTTAATGGAAGTGGAACAATGGTTGCAACTGCTTCTGCTCAGGGTACATTAGTTAGAGTATGGGATTCTTTACGTAGACATTTACTTGTTGAGTTAAGAAGAGGTGCGGATCCTGCTACACTATATTGGTATtacttaaaattatatatgtattttatatcttcataTTGCGATTCTTTCTAATTTGCGATTCTTTTAGTATAACATTTAGTAGAGATTCAGAATTCCTCTGTGTATCAAGTGACAAGGGAACTGTACATATATTTGCTTTAAAAGATACTCATCTGAACAGAAGATCTACGTATGTGAATACACTTAACTAACTTCTGAACCAAATATGATGCAAGCCTTAAAAGATTGACTTCTTTATAGTTTTTCAAAGATGGGATTTCTGGGAAATTATGTTGAAAGTCAGTGGGCATTGGCTACATTTACAGTACCACCAGAATGTGCTTGTGTTTGTGCATTTGGTAGAAGAAGTTCTGTGATAGGTAATGCTTATTGTTTGCATAATTCTTAACTTTTACtaatacgatattaaatatatgtccTCTTATTTTTCAGCTATATGTATGGATGGAACATTTCACAAGTATGTGTTCACTGCAGATGGTAATTGTAACCGTGAAGCATTCGATGTCTTCCTTGATGTATGCGATGATgatttttaacaaaacaatgttatatttacaaaaattaaattttgtacatattcagaattttttactacagtaaataaaaactttatagGGAAGTTAGCTAATTTccatatatttaacaaataagaagaaacaaagaacatctaattgttataaaaactttcgcaaataatttaattttgttattatttaaatataaagaaaatttgataattgGATAAGATTACtaaaaattacattagatttatatctttctaagatgcttttattatcaatactctatattatataatttaattatttcattggtTATTAtgtaagataatattatattttacttaattttAGATAAAGCAttcaataaattcgatttattaaatGACTTTATCACGAGGAAGTTGTGTTTTGGCATGTTCTCTTATTGcctctaaaataaatatttcaagattaacaactattaataatatttcaagtaaTTTAAGTGAATTACAATTTATACATACtgtaatgattaatattcatCATAGGGTgaattaatatagaataaagatataatcCAATCACTCCTACAAAACTTCCCACAAAAATTCCATATCTCCAACCTTTAAAACGAGCCATATTATGcctaaatttaaaaataattaatactaataatattaatttttaccaaaattgttaattataatttcataataaaaattataagctgtctatttaaaattaattcgtagattatagtataaatacaataaataaccTTAAACTCCTGAATGTCACTGAAGTTATCCGATACTTTAATTGTAGTTGGTAACAATAACCGGAAATTACACTATTTGTTATGTTGTTAGACATGATTCATTCAAGGTTTATTAAACACTACTGAAGTTTATtggatatttatatcatttgtttaatctgttaaaaaataaaatagataaatcatatatatttctacgtattttataaatcataatcgataatatcagaTTAATCTTGTGACTTTTCATTTTCGTGAAATGTGTCGTCAATTGACAAGCTAGAGTCAGTTCCTGTTTTGGTTCTTTCTAGTTGTGTATTGCGTTGTAACAAGGCTAGTAtttcattatgttttaataattcatttttttctatcttaaatGTACTTAAACTAGAAATTCgttttcttatatcttatttcacatatatatgcatatttacattctttttaaatactttattttacAAGAATTTTGATGCACGTGGCGTTGCATGAATAGATCGGTTATGTCGAACTTTGAAGTTTCACACGTGCATtcactttataaattttatgttttagATTACACAACCATGCAGCTCCAAATTCGTGGCCAGCAAACACATGTCGTTGATTGCCAGAACGATGAAACCATTCTGGAAATTAAGGTAtgattaattttgaatttttagatTACGAATTTAAATCATAAAGTATGTGATTCCTGATTCCAGCCATTTTTGCACATTTTGCTAAGTAAAGCTTATAGATAAGACATCTTCACTTGAGggttttatctatatttttatttgatattctattatatcagATACAATGATAGCATTAAATGATAATCTAACAATTGCATTATTTGCAATGTTAGAATGAGCAATAATgctaaaataat
This Vespa velutina chromosome 10, iVesVel2.1, whole genome shotgun sequence DNA region includes the following protein-coding sequences:
- the LOC124952443 gene encoding telomerase Cajal body protein 1, which encodes MESESISKTSLTSLVDDKDKLHMDIELINPAIENISINPIFIKETENKQAQSSNNETNVDTIQRPNITNDTNEMPIDHILNIDELGVSSELNIEKTEANSCEKTEVYNLDSTSKNTTNDSFCSYNWTVSPKLICAATKEYQPTVFCENFTKGCQWSPDGTCLLVPSEDFRIRLYELPTTLYSDKIPSNFTTFDLKAALVVKEGGLIYDTCWYPFMNSWDPATCCFLSTSKESPIHLWDAFTGELRATYRAYNDVDEVKASISVQFIDSGKQVLCGFKNTLQIFDTNRPGRQIATINFKKDFPNTSGIVSCIRENPLMPGLVAFGTYSKSIGLYKDTPICTFKTANGVTQVEFSPCGTKLYSAVRRNNEFLCWDLRNPGVLLYSFQKRQADTNQKIQFDITNNGHHVISGGTDGKIIIWELFETENHKEDVNPKCEFKVSEDSVNGVNVHKSLPIVATSSGQRIYDTEEVKRDNSVRLWWFN
- the LOC124952448 gene encoding ATP synthase subunit gamma, mitochondrial, producing MFCNRISSLVRLAAKQQQEQQQRGMATLQAISIRLKSVKNIQKITQSMKMVSAAKYSRAERDLKQARPLGIGTKIFYDQAEISAPPEEPKKLVIAITSDRGLCGAVHTGVSRNIRDALLADSAERENTKIICVGEKSRAILSRLFAKNILFVASEVGRKPPTFNDASKIAVEIMNSGYTFGSGRIVYNQFKSVVSYNVEQLPLFDKNAVLNAPKLSVYDSLDDDVIQSYLEFSLASLLFYSMKEGACSEQSSRMTAMDNASKNAGEMIDKLTLTFNRTRQAVITRELIEIISGAAALD
- the LOC124952447 gene encoding WD repeat domain phosphoinositide-interacting protein 4-like, producing the protein MVGKRGILGLRFNQDQGCFTCCMESGLRIYNVEPLVEKAHFEQDLMGSIAIGEMLWRTNVIAIVGGGTRPRYAENTVLIYDDLSKKFVMEITFTSPIKAVRLRRDKMIVALQKEIHVFSFPTPTRRLLTLETRDNPKGLVEVATLATAQKQLLAFPGHKLGSVQLIDLGATEAGSSSAPATLAAHQGALACIAVNGSGTMVATASAQGTLVRVWDSLRRHLLVELRRGADPATLYCITFSRDSEFLCVSSDKGTVHIFALKDTHLNRRSTFSKMGFLGNYVESQWALATFTVPPECACVCAFGRRSSVIAICMDGTFHKYVFTADGNCNREAFDVFLDVCDDDF
- the LOC124952451 gene encoding uncharacterized protein LOC124952451, whose protein sequence is MSNNITNSVISGYCYQLQLKYRITSVTFRSLRHNMARFKGWRYGIFVGSFVGVIGLYLYSILIHPMMNINHYKAIREHAKTQLPRDKVI